TCTCTTGCTCAGGATCCAGGAAATTGAAAAGCCCTTTGTCGCCGCCCTTCACGGCCCAGTTTACGGGGCGGGTTTGGGAGTCGCTCTCGCCTGCGACTTCCGCATTGCCGCCACCAGTTCCAAATACTGTATGGCCTTTATTAACATCGGCTTGGTTCCCGATGCCGGTACCTCCTTCTTCCTTCCACGGGTGATCGGTTTGGCTCGGGCGATGGAGATGACCATGACTGGGGAGCCGGTGGGTGCTGAGGAGGCGTATCGTATCGGGTTGGTCAACAAAGTGGTGGTGGAGGAGGATCTGGTCAATGAGGCGAAAGCCTTCGCTCGGCGCTTGACCCAAGCCCCCTCCAAGGCCCTTGGCTTGAGCAAGAAGATGTTGTGGCAAAGTTTTGAAAGCGACCTGGCCACTGCTCTGAACCGGGAAGCCGAGTTCCAGGCGGTTTGCGGCAGGTCAGCGGATCACAAGGAAGCAATCGCCGCTTTCTTCGAGAAACGGAAGCCCAATTTTATTGGTAAGTGAGGAGGAATCAAATGCGTCTGAAGGACCGCGTCGCTTTTATTACGGGGGCCGGCCGGGGAATCGGCAAAGCGATCGCTCGGCGCTTCGCCCAAGAAGGAGCCAAGGTGTGCTTGACGGATATCGATGAGGCAGGGGTGCACGCCTCTGCTGAAGAGCTGGAAAAGGAGGGGCTAACAGTCTTTGCCACCCGGGTGGACNNNNNNNNNNNNNNNNNNNNNNNNNNNNNNNNNNNNNNNNNNNNNNNNNNNNNNNNNNNNNNNNNNNNNNNNNNNNNNNNNNNNNNNNNNNNNNNNNNNNNNNNNNNNNNNNNNNNTACGCTGCCGCCAAGGCGGGCTTGCAGGGTTTCACCAAGACCTTGGCCATCGAGCTGGGGAAATTCGGCATCACCTGCAACGCCGTCGCTCCCGGCTTTATCGATACCGAGATGACCCGAGCGACGGCGGCCCGGATCGGGGTGGATTTTGATAAGCTTCTGGAGGCGTGGGTGAAGGAGATTCCGGTTGGAAGGGTTGGAAAGCCGGAGGATATCGCCACTGCTTGTCTCTTCTTTGCCTCGGAAGGGGCATCCTTCGTCAACGGCCAAGTGCTGTATGTAGCCGGAGGACCCAAAAATTGACCTGCGAGGTGGTCCTATGTGGCAACCCTTCATTGGTAAGCGTTCTGAGTCGGTGACCAACTGGGTGGAACGGGGGGCGGTCAAACGGTTTGCTGAAGCGATTCAGGATTTGAATCCTCTCTATTTCGACGAGGAAGTAGCCCGAAATAGCCGTTGGGGGCAGTTGATTGCCCCGCCCACCTTTCCCATGA
Above is a window of Polycladomyces subterraneus DNA encoding:
- a CDS encoding FAS1-like dehydratase domain-containing protein, with product MWQPFIGKRSESVTNWVERGAVKRFAEAIQDLNPLYFDEEVARNSRWGQLIAPPTFPMTFDYGRIEGLSLPESGLIHGDQTFHYRRPLFVGEE
- a CDS encoding SDR family oxidoreductase, producing the protein YAAAKAGLQGFTKTLAIELGKFGITCNAVAPGFIDTEMTRATAARIGVDFDKLLEAWVKEIPVGRVGKPEDIATACLFFASEGASFVNGQVLYVAGGPKN
- a CDS encoding enoyl-CoA hydratase/isomerase family protein, whose amino-acid sequence is MFETILFEKEDALATITLNRPQALNAFDEQMHEEVYQAVNLAAEDADVRCILLMGSGRGFSAGADIKVIREATGEVDLGEYLRKTYNRLLLRIQEIEKPFVAALHGPVYGAGLGVALACDFRIAATSSKYCMAFINIGLVPDAGTSFFLPRVIGLARAMEMTMTGEPVGAEEAYRIGLVNKVVVEEDLVNEAKAFARRLTQAPSKALGLSKKMLWQSFESDLATALNREAEFQAVCGRSADHKEAIAAFFEKRKPNFIGK
- a CDS encoding SDR family NAD(P)-dependent oxidoreductase; its protein translation is MRLKDRVAFITGAGRGIGKAIARRFAQEGAKVCLTDIDEAGVHASAEELEKEGLTVFATRVD